The Candidatus Acidulodesulfobacterium acidiphilum genome includes a window with the following:
- a CDS encoding succinate dehydrogenase/fumarate reductase iron-sulfur subunit: MEFKVRAYRFNPETDEKPYYKEYTVEDYPGMTVLNALIKIKSELDGTLSFRRSCRSAICGSCAMKINGITKLACKTQVSLEIDKFGILNVEPLANMPVIRDLIVDQEVFFDKIKAIKPYLLGQREDEAHNRFHALKEGEKISQPVYDKSEFKNLTGNEDTPNCILCECCYSECGGVVGNKDYLGPAALAKLYRYAEDPRDNDKNGSRLVNGSMPNGFWDCVHCQSCEQFCPKGISPVKSIVRLHEKSVKNSITFSSGSKHVVSIARSIGETGRLDEIKVAFESGGVTGLLNDLPVAFGAGLKGKIPPFRHKLIKDMEDIRLAYKELDLEDKL, translated from the coding sequence ATGGAATTCAAGGTAAGAGCATACAGATTTAATCCGGAAACCGACGAAAAACCGTACTACAAAGAATATACGGTAGAAGACTATCCGGGTATGACGGTTTTAAACGCCTTAATAAAAATAAAATCGGAGCTTGACGGAACGCTCAGCTTTAGAAGGTCATGCAGAAGCGCTATCTGCGGTTCCTGCGCGATGAAAATAAACGGAATAACAAAGCTTGCATGTAAAACGCAGGTTAGTTTAGAAATCGATAAATTTGGAATACTTAACGTCGAACCACTTGCCAATATGCCCGTAATTCGCGATTTAATCGTCGATCAGGAGGTCTTTTTCGATAAAATAAAAGCTATAAAACCTTATCTGCTCGGACAGAGGGAAGACGAAGCGCATAACCGTTTCCACGCATTAAAAGAAGGCGAAAAAATCAGTCAGCCGGTTTACGATAAATCGGAGTTTAAAAATTTGACCGGAAACGAAGATACGCCCAATTGCATTTTATGCGAATGTTGCTATTCCGAATGCGGCGGAGTAGTCGGCAATAAAGACTATCTTGGACCTGCCGCTCTCGCTAAATTATACAGATATGCCGAAGATCCGAGAGATAACGATAAAAACGGTTCGCGTTTAGTAAACGGTTCTATGCCTAACGGTTTTTGGGACTGCGTTCACTGCCAGTCATGCGAACAGTTCTGCCCGAAAGGCATTTCTCCGGTAAAATCGATAGTAAGGCTGCATGAAAAATCGGTTAAAAATTCCATTACTTTTTCGTCAGGCTCAAAGCATGTGGTTTCTATAGCAAGATCTATAGGCGAAACGGGAAGGTTAGACGAAATAAAAGTTGCATTTGAATCCGGAGGCGTTACCGGGCTTTTAAACGATCTGCCCGTTGCGTTCGGCGCAGGCCTAAAGGGGAAGATACCGCCTTTCAGGCATAAATTAATAAAAGATATGGAAGATATTCGGCTTGCATATAAAGAGCTGGACTTGGAGGATAAATTATGA
- the mnmA gene encoding tRNA 2-thiouridine(34) synthase MnmA: MLIKSNKTVAVAMSGGVDSSVSAIILKKRGYSVIGVSMHLVSEDASSGTLKTCCSTDDIISAKRVCVKLGIPHFVVNLENEFKTEVIDRFVTEYLNGKTPNPCIVCNCVMKFDLLIKRAKELGADFLATGHYARITADTDGRYFLLKSKDLSKDQSYVLYGLSQENLKSIMFPVGNMNKMQTRRIASNAGFTDISGKKDSVEICFVPDKDYAGFIKKHSAICLKKGVIKNLRGEIIGEHSGIFNYTVGQRKRLGVSSKNPLYVVNISAENNEIFVGNMEDCMSDSLTVKNFNFINPEYKNLLEEIKTSVKIRYSSPDYRCKARILEDGSVKIKFGEKVKFITPGQSAVLYSGIKVIGGGIIE; encoded by the coding sequence ATGCTTATTAAATCCAATAAAACCGTCGCAGTAGCAATGTCGGGCGGCGTCGACAGCTCGGTAAGCGCTATAATTCTTAAAAAAAGGGGCTACTCGGTAATCGGCGTTTCTATGCATCTCGTTTCGGAAGATGCGTCCTCCGGAACTTTAAAAACCTGTTGCAGCACGGACGATATAATTTCGGCAAAAAGGGTTTGCGTAAAACTCGGTATACCCCATTTCGTCGTAAATCTAGAAAATGAATTTAAAACCGAAGTAATAGACCGGTTCGTCACGGAATATTTAAACGGAAAAACGCCTAATCCCTGTATCGTATGCAACTGCGTTATGAAGTTTGACCTGCTGATTAAAAGAGCAAAAGAACTCGGCGCAGATTTTCTGGCTACGGGACATTATGCAAGAATAACGGCAGATACGGACGGACGCTATTTTCTCCTTAAATCTAAAGATTTATCTAAGGACCAGTCTTACGTTCTTTACGGCCTTTCGCAGGAAAACCTTAAAAGCATAATGTTTCCGGTAGGCAATATGAATAAAATGCAGACGCGCAGGATAGCTTCGAATGCCGGATTTACCGATATTTCCGGCAAAAAAGACAGCGTAGAAATATGCTTCGTTCCGGATAAAGATTATGCAGGATTCATTAAAAAGCATTCGGCGATATGCTTAAAAAAGGGGGTTATTAAAAATTTAAGAGGGGAAATAATAGGGGAACATAGCGGTATTTTTAACTACACCGTAGGGCAGAGGAAAAGGCTCGGAGTTTCTTCTAAAAATCCTCTATACGTAGTTAATATTTCGGCGGAAAATAATGAAATTTTCGTCGGAAATATGGAAGACTGTATGTCCGATTCTTTGACGGTTAAAAATTTTAATTTTATTAACCCCGAATATAAAAACTTGCTCGAAGAGATAAAAACCTCCGTAAAGATAAGATATTCTTCGCCTGATTATAGATGTAAAGCCCGTATTTTAGAAGACGGCTCCGTAAAAATAAAATTCGGCGAAAAAGTTAAATTTATAACTCCGGGACAGTCCGCCGTACTTTATTCCGGAATTAAAGTTATAGGCGGCGGAATTATAGAATAA
- the der gene encoding ribosome biogenesis GTPase Der, which produces MIKSKDFFVLIIGRPNVGKSTIFNKITGKTSALSSKIAGTTLDLNIKKISFNGTDFFISDSGGFNVSPANETEKKIRDKVFEYSKKAGLILFAVDYKSGFLPEDKEIFKRLKKNGSNIILVINKVDSPKDANGAESEFIGLGIKTVLTASAEKGTGIYEILEKIAEEINIKKPVKPKKTGEENENSFKIAIIGRPNSGKSTYINTLLKEDLLFTDDKPGTTRDSIDTYIRYKGRSITLVDTAGIRKKNKLDLNSEAFQKQSLNQIKRADVVVLFIDINSDVTHEDLSLLRRITLEKKPVIIAFTKWDLKEKLPENAVQLKNEIKYKLKEFSGMPFVYISSKTNKNLNKILDMSMEIFDSKSVKIKKKDLNRFIETAKTEPRSGRIYKYISYGVQKEGEKIPTFIFFTGNKGKIFTMTDIKFLRNSIKEAFGIKSNVEVVMEYKKYDAD; this is translated from the coding sequence ATGATAAAAAGTAAAGATTTTTTCGTACTTATAATCGGCAGGCCTAATGTAGGAAAATCGACGATATTTAATAAAATAACGGGGAAAACTTCGGCTTTGTCGTCTAAAATCGCCGGTACTACTTTAGATTTAAATATAAAAAAAATATCCTTTAACGGAACGGATTTTTTTATTTCAGACAGCGGAGGGTTTAACGTCTCGCCCGCAAACGAAACAGAAAAAAAAATCAGGGACAAAGTTTTCGAATATTCAAAAAAAGCCGGCTTAATTTTATTTGCGGTCGATTATAAAAGCGGGTTTTTACCGGAAGACAAAGAGATTTTTAAACGCCTTAAAAAAAACGGCTCTAATATTATCTTGGTAATAAATAAAGTCGATTCTCCCAAGGATGCAAACGGAGCGGAAAGCGAATTTATAGGTCTCGGCATAAAAACGGTTTTAACCGCAAGCGCGGAAAAAGGAACGGGCATATATGAAATTCTCGAAAAAATAGCCGAAGAAATAAATATTAAAAAACCGGTAAAACCTAAAAAAACCGGCGAAGAAAACGAAAATTCTTTTAAAATAGCCATAATCGGAAGACCTAACAGCGGAAAATCTACTTATATAAACACCTTGTTAAAAGAAGACCTGCTTTTTACCGACGACAAACCCGGCACCACGCGCGATTCCATAGACACGTATATCAGATATAAAGGGCGTTCGATAACTTTAGTAGATACTGCAGGCATCAGAAAAAAAAATAAACTTGATTTAAATTCCGAAGCCTTCCAAAAACAGAGCCTTAATCAAATAAAGAGGGCGGATGTGGTAGTTCTTTTTATAGATATAAATTCGGATGTTACGCATGAAGACCTGTCATTACTGAGAAGAATAACGCTTGAAAAAAAACCCGTCATAATAGCATTTACGAAGTGGGATTTAAAAGAAAAACTGCCGGAAAACGCAGTACAGTTAAAAAATGAAATTAAGTATAAGTTAAAAGAGTTTTCCGGAATGCCTTTCGTATATATTTCATCAAAGACGAATAAAAATTTAAACAAGATATTAGATATGTCTATGGAAATATTCGATTCAAAAAGCGTAAAAATAAAAAAGAAAGATTTAAACAGATTCATCGAAACCGCGAAAACTGAGCCGCGCAGCGGCAGGATTTATAAATACATAAGCTACGGCGTACAAAAAGAAGGAGAAAAAATTCCTACTTTTATATTTTTTACGGGCAATAAAGGAAAAATATTTACTATGACGGATATAAAGTTTTTAAGAAACAGCATAAAAGAAGCATTCGGTATAAAATCGAACGTCGAAGTCGTAATGGAATATAAAAAATACGACGCCGATTAA
- a CDS encoding peptide-binding protein: MKLSGYKKRTKYLLLIIAVLTLSAASAVFFHSKSKSGAKNNRNKIVKPIKKIKNSSLIIGLPADATNLIGNMAADAPTAEVTSQIYDGLVRYNRNFKIVPDLAKSWKISNGGKTITFYLRRKVYWQNGQKFTAKDVMFTYRLMVNPKTPTPYAAEYLKVYKAQTIGKYIFRVTYKKPYAPALSSWGLSILPEKLLKGKNLLTTKLRSHPIGTGPYEFDKWVHGYEIVLKANPHYFMGAPKIKRLVYKIVPDISSMFLMLKSNGISYMGLSPIQYKYESNGKGFNSKFKKYIHPSLSFTFLGYNLLDPLFKNIKVRQALSYAINKKEIIKGALFGLGVHCYGPFMPGTYFYDKNVKKYSYNPDKALRLLRQAGWRLKNGILEKNGTPFRFTILTPQGNQERLSAAEIIQQNLKKIGIKADIRAMEWTSLISEFIMKKNFQTVLLGFTITPDPYDNASIFTGSNIVPKGLNFTSFNNLEIDDLFRKARSTFNLKKQKKYYFKIQRILAKDAPYTFLYVPYAMPVVVRSVKGIKPAPAGIGYDIRKWYYAEFND, translated from the coding sequence ATGAAATTATCCGGATATAAAAAACGAACTAAGTATCTGCTTCTTATTATTGCGGTTTTAACGCTATCTGCAGCATCGGCCGTATTTTTTCATTCAAAATCAAAATCGGGCGCTAAAAATAACCGCAATAAAATAGTAAAACCTATAAAAAAAATTAAAAATTCGTCGTTAATTATCGGTTTGCCTGCCGATGCGACAAATCTTATAGGCAATATGGCGGCAGATGCGCCTACCGCAGAAGTTACCTCTCAAATTTACGACGGGCTGGTCAGGTATAACCGTAATTTCAAGATAGTTCCCGATCTTGCAAAATCTTGGAAAATAAGCAACGGCGGCAAAACTATTACTTTTTATTTAAGGCGCAAAGTTTATTGGCAGAACGGACAAAAATTTACGGCAAAAGACGTTATGTTTACATACCGCTTGATGGTAAACCCTAAAACGCCCACGCCTTATGCCGCAGAATACCTTAAGGTTTATAAAGCCCAAACTATAGGAAAATATATTTTTCGGGTAACTTACAAAAAGCCTTACGCCCCCGCTCTTTCTTCATGGGGATTGAGCATACTGCCGGAAAAACTTTTAAAAGGAAAAAATCTTTTAACTACTAAATTGAGAAGCCATCCTATAGGTACCGGCCCATACGAATTCGATAAATGGGTTCACGGATACGAAATAGTCCTGAAAGCCAACCCTCATTATTTTATGGGCGCTCCAAAAATAAAGCGCCTCGTATATAAGATAGTGCCTGACATTTCGTCTATGTTCCTGATGCTTAAGTCTAATGGCATAAGTTACATGGGGTTAAGCCCTATTCAGTATAAATACGAATCCAACGGAAAGGGGTTTAATTCAAAGTTCAAAAAATATATTCATCCCTCTTTAAGTTTTACTTTTTTAGGTTATAATCTTCTAGATCCTCTTTTTAAAAACATAAAAGTTAGGCAGGCTTTGAGCTATGCGATAAATAAAAAAGAGATAATAAAAGGCGCACTTTTTGGATTAGGCGTTCACTGCTATGGCCCTTTTATGCCGGGAACTTATTTTTATGATAAGAACGTAAAAAAATACAGCTATAACCCCGATAAAGCGCTTAGGCTTTTAAGGCAAGCCGGTTGGCGCTTAAAAAACGGAATTTTGGAAAAAAACGGCACTCCTTTCAGGTTTACGATACTCACTCCGCAAGGAAATCAGGAAAGGCTTTCCGCTGCAGAGATAATACAGCAAAATTTAAAAAAAATAGGTATAAAAGCAGACATAAGAGCTATGGAATGGACGTCCTTGATATCCGAATTTATTATGAAAAAAAATTTTCAGACCGTTTTGCTGGGATTTACCATAACGCCAGACCCTTATGATAACGCTTCGATATTTACCGGTTCTAATATTGTTCCTAAAGGCTTAAATTTTACCTCTTTTAATAACCTCGAAATTGACGATTTGTTCAGAAAAGCAAGGTCGACGTTTAATTTAAAAAAGCAGAAAAAGTATTATTTTAAAATACAGCGCATTCTCGCAAAAGATGCCCCTTATACTTTTTTGTACGTTCCTTATGCTATGCCTGTTGTCGTCAGGTCGGTAAAGGGAATAAAGCCCGCGCCTGCAGGAATAGGTTACGATATAAGAAAATGGTATTACGCTGAATTTAACGATTAA
- a CDS encoding FAD-dependent oxidoreductase — MLKHDVVIVGAGLAGLRAAVELRKKGIDVVIVSKVYPTRSHSGAAQGGVNAAFDENDSWESHFFDTVKGSDYLGDQDAIEILTSEAPGNILELQSMGVVFNRNDKGGIAQRPFGGQSFPRSCYYADAVGHMMLHGLFDNVLKYKTKILYEYFVTSLLTDNGKVSGVVAYDIKNGKFEGIAAKAVLFATGGYGQVYSSNTNALINTGDGMAISINAGVPLMDMEFVQFHPTTLKSTGILVTEGARGEGAYLLNSLGVRFMSKYAPKAMELAPRDVVARAEQTEINEGRGVDGAILLDIRHLGKERIMERLPQIMQLSIDFEGVNPIHEPIPIRPGAHYSMGGIKTDYNGRTVIEGYYSAGESACVSVHGANRLGGNSLLDTVVFGRRAGIDIAEYLKSAAGDRKFDESAIKRDEEKFEKLKKSSGKERHGLLKSELQEEMRADVGVFREENAMKKALDKISELKERAKNIGIDDKSKTFNTDIVEAFEFSNILLIAEVIARGAILRKESRGAHYRTDFPERDDSNWLKHTLATLDGNGNIKFDFSEVAITKFKPQPRTY, encoded by the coding sequence ATGTTAAAACATGACGTTGTTATTGTCGGCGCCGGACTTGCGGGATTAAGGGCGGCCGTAGAACTTAGGAAAAAAGGCATAGATGTCGTAATAGTCAGCAAGGTTTATCCTACGCGTTCCCATTCGGGAGCGGCTCAAGGCGGAGTCAACGCCGCGTTTGACGAAAACGATTCATGGGAATCCCATTTTTTCGATACCGTAAAAGGCAGCGATTATCTCGGCGACCAGGATGCCATAGAAATACTGACGAGCGAAGCCCCCGGAAACATACTTGAACTTCAGAGCATGGGCGTCGTTTTTAACAGAAACGATAAAGGCGGCATAGCACAGAGGCCTTTCGGCGGACAAAGTTTCCCTCGTTCCTGCTACTATGCGGATGCCGTGGGACATATGATGCTGCACGGATTGTTCGACAACGTACTTAAATATAAAACCAAAATTTTGTATGAATATTTCGTTACAAGCCTGCTTACCGATAATGGAAAAGTCAGCGGCGTAGTGGCATACGATATTAAAAACGGAAAATTCGAGGGTATTGCCGCAAAGGCGGTTTTATTCGCTACCGGAGGTTACGGACAGGTTTATTCTTCCAATACCAATGCGTTAATAAATACCGGAGACGGCATGGCGATATCTATTAATGCCGGAGTTCCGCTGATGGATATGGAATTCGTACAGTTTCATCCAACTACGCTTAAAAGCACCGGAATATTGGTAACGGAGGGAGCAAGAGGAGAAGGCGCTTATCTGCTTAATTCGCTCGGCGTCCGCTTTATGTCTAAATATGCTCCTAAAGCTATGGAACTTGCGCCAAGAGACGTGGTTGCAAGAGCGGAGCAGACCGAAATAAACGAAGGCAGGGGCGTCGACGGAGCAATTCTTTTAGATATAAGGCATCTCGGCAAAGAAAGAATAATGGAAAGACTACCTCAGATTATGCAGTTATCTATAGATTTTGAAGGCGTTAATCCTATTCACGAGCCTATTCCTATTAGACCGGGCGCTCATTACTCTATGGGCGGAATTAAAACGGATTATAACGGAAGAACCGTAATAGAAGGTTACTATTCGGCAGGCGAGTCTGCCTGCGTCAGCGTCCACGGAGCAAACAGACTCGGCGGAAATTCCCTTCTCGATACGGTAGTATTCGGCAGAAGGGCGGGAATAGACATAGCCGAATATCTTAAATCTGCCGCCGGAGACAGAAAATTCGACGAATCGGCGATAAAAAGAGACGAAGAAAAATTCGAAAAATTAAAAAAATCGTCGGGAAAAGAAAGACACGGCCTTTTAAAATCCGAACTTCAGGAAGAGATGAGAGCGGACGTCGGGGTATTCAGGGAAGAAAATGCCATGAAAAAGGCTTTAGATAAAATAAGCGAACTCAAAGAACGCGCAAAAAATATAGGAATAGACGACAAATCGAAAACATTTAATACAGATATCGTAGAAGCATTCGAGTTTAGCAATATACTGCTTATAGCCGAAGTAATCGCTAGAGGAGCTATACTCAGGAAGGAATCGAGGGGAGCTCATTACAGGACGGATTTTCCGGAAAGAGACGATTCCAACTGGCTCAAACATACGCTTGCGACATTAGACGGAAACGGAAACATAAAATTCGATTTTTCCGAAGTTGCGATAACTAAATTTAAACCTCAGCCGAGGACGTATTAA
- the rnc gene encoding ribonuclease III, with protein sequence MDYNIIEKRIGYSFKDRSLINLAFTHKSVSAEKNYERLEFLGDAVIGAIVTEYLYKNYINLNEGELSKYRASLVRLDALYNIAQNIKISEFIIKERDNGAAELKAKNKRIIGNVYEAVIGAVFLDSSFEKTKEILIKHILKVTPDIDEEILKNSDFKTELQEMVQKETGRTPRYFTINKEGPDHNAVFTICVKIDDEIFALGRGNTKKDAEQNGAKIAIKKFMEKLNDKK encoded by the coding sequence ATGGATTATAATATCATTGAAAAAAGAATAGGATATTCGTTTAAGGACAGGTCGTTAATAAACCTTGCTTTTACGCATAAATCCGTAAGCGCCGAGAAAAACTATGAAAGATTGGAATTTCTCGGCGATGCGGTTATAGGCGCTATAGTAACGGAATATCTTTATAAAAATTACATAAATTTAAACGAGGGAGAACTTTCCAAATATCGGGCGTCGCTCGTAAGACTGGATGCTCTTTATAATATAGCTCAAAATATTAAGATTTCCGAGTTTATAATTAAAGAACGCGATAACGGCGCCGCAGAGTTAAAAGCTAAAAATAAAAGAATAATCGGCAATGTTTACGAAGCCGTGATCGGAGCGGTATTTCTCGACTCATCCTTTGAAAAAACAAAAGAAATACTTATAAAACATATTTTAAAAGTTACTCCGGATATCGATGAAGAAATCTTAAAAAATTCAGATTTTAAAACCGAGCTTCAGGAGATGGTTCAAAAAGAAACGGGCAGAACGCCGCGATATTTTACTATTAACAAAGAAGGTCCAGACCACAATGCCGTTTTTACGATATGCGTTAAAATAGACGACGAGATTTTTGCTTTAGGGCGCGGCAATACAAAAAAAGATGCTGAACAAAACGGAGCCAAAATTGCAATTAAGAAATTTATGGAGAAACTAAATGATAAAAAGTAA
- the moaC gene encoding cyclic pyranopterin monophosphate synthase MoaC — translation MEKETKLTHLDENGMPKMVDVSEKNGTVRIASAHAKVTMSEEAFKLATGGGGKKGDVFGTAKIAGIMAAKKTSELIPLCHPLNIEGCDILFKTDEKENSINIISSVKISGKTGVEMESLTAVSVAALTVYDMLKAADKSIEISDIYLISKEGGKSGTYKRK, via the coding sequence ATGGAAAAAGAAACAAAGCTGACTCATCTGGACGAAAACGGAATGCCTAAAATGGTTGACGTGTCTGAAAAAAACGGCACGGTCAGAATAGCTTCCGCCCATGCAAAAGTTACTATGTCGGAAGAAGCTTTTAAACTTGCGACCGGCGGAGGAGGAAAAAAGGGAGACGTCTTCGGAACTGCAAAGATAGCCGGAATTATGGCGGCTAAAAAAACGTCGGAATTAATTCCTTTATGCCATCCTTTAAATATAGAAGGATGCGATATTTTGTTTAAAACGGACGAGAAAGAAAATTCTATCAATATAATATCCTCCGTTAAAATATCGGGAAAAACCGGCGTAGAAATGGAAAGCTTGACGGCCGTATCCGTAGCGGCGCTTACCGTTTACGATATGCTGAAGGCTGCGGATAAATCCATAGAAATATCTGATATTTACCTTATAAGCAAAGAAGGCGGAAAAAGCGGAACGTATAAAAGAAAGTAA
- a CDS encoding MiaB/RimO family radical SAM methylthiotransferase, whose amino-acid sequence MTITENIIAELFGKENLHGKKETVKCAVVSSGCKLNQFESGQLSEIFKRFNISAAEYGEPEIDVFLINTCTVTDKADIETERTVRKIKKRYPESRLIITGCSVQINKNRFLDIDGLKLMDNAKKAELIKNSADEFPNSVFNQKRTRPYLKIQEGCELECSYCIIPKARPVKWSLGIKKVLRYIEEFDRQGFSEIILTGVNIGSYKDKKSGSGLKELLIAAEELKNGVKIRISSIDPIYIDDEMIKIFADSRKIRNHFHIPLQSASNRILKLMKRNYSFNDYLKITEKICESVPDAAIGTDIISGFPGETENDFYETMENIEKLPIYYIHAFSYSDREGTVSYFLKPKIKETEIKRRTGIIREISLKKKIKFHNKFRGKTLEFLSLTDDKAISSNYIKAKISGNPKLTQGTEFKGKIINIGGRVRKDEVSEVTVEIEAFI is encoded by the coding sequence ATGACCATAACGGAAAATATAATTGCGGAACTGTTCGGGAAAGAAAATCTGCACGGCAAAAAGGAAACCGTTAAATGCGCCGTCGTTTCTTCGGGATGCAAACTTAACCAGTTTGAATCAGGCCAGCTTTCCGAAATATTTAAACGGTTTAATATTTCCGCCGCAGAATACGGCGAACCGGAAATCGACGTCTTTTTGATAAATACCTGTACCGTTACGGACAAAGCGGATATTGAAACCGAAAGAACCGTAAGAAAAATTAAAAAACGCTATCCCGAAAGCCGTTTGATTATTACCGGATGTTCGGTTCAGATTAATAAAAACAGATTTTTGGACATCGACGGTTTAAAACTTATGGATAACGCAAAAAAAGCCGAGCTTATAAAAAATTCTGCAGACGAATTTCCGAATTCGGTTTTTAATCAAAAACGAACCAGACCTTATTTGAAAATTCAGGAAGGCTGCGAACTTGAATGTTCTTACTGCATAATACCCAAAGCAAGACCCGTCAAATGGTCGCTGGGCATAAAAAAAGTTTTGCGTTATATAGAAGAATTCGACAGACAAGGTTTTAGCGAAATAATATTAACCGGAGTAAATATAGGCTCGTATAAAGACAAAAAATCCGGCTCCGGATTAAAAGAACTGCTTATTGCCGCAGAAGAGCTAAAAAACGGGGTCAAAATAAGGATTAGCTCCATAGACCCTATATACATAGACGACGAAATGATTAAAATTTTTGCGGATTCTAGAAAAATCAGAAATCATTTTCATATACCTCTCCAAAGCGCTTCCAACCGAATACTTAAGCTAATGAAAAGAAATTATTCTTTTAACGACTATTTAAAAATTACGGAAAAAATTTGCGAATCGGTACCGGATGCCGCGATAGGAACGGACATAATAAGCGGCTTTCCGGGTGAAACCGAAAACGATTTTTACGAAACGATGGAAAATATTGAAAAATTGCCTATCTATTATATACATGCTTTTTCTTATTCCGACAGAGAAGGAACTGTATCTTATTTTTTAAAACCTAAAATTAAAGAGACTGAAATTAAAAGAAGAACCGGCATAATAAGAGAAATTTCTCTCAAAAAAAAAATAAAATTTCATAATAAATTTCGCGGTAAAACTTTAGAATTTCTCAGCCTTACAGACGATAAAGCGATAAGTTCGAATTATATTAAAGCAAAAATATCGGGGAATCCTAAATTAACTCAAGGAACGGAATTTAAAGGAAAAATTATAAATATAGGCGGACGCGTTAGGAAAGACGAGGTTTCGGAAGTAACAGTAGAAATTGAAGCTTTTATATAA
- a CDS encoding heterodisulfide reductase subunit B yields the protein MITYAYYPGCVAQESGKELDNATKFIAGKLGINLIPMPEASCCGGGVIDGFDKNLKLFINGRTLALAEKEGLDIMTICNTCTLTLSEVNEELINNPESLEKTNQYLAKIGLRYTGKVKVKHILYAVRDDIGFDKLKEKAVKSLKGIKIAPFYGCHILRPSSAVKFDDVENPQGFEELIKALGGEPVSYVRRTKCCGFQTILVNESTSTSLAGNAIYEAQEKNADVMVTPCPLCHLSLDTYQTVAAKNINKKLSLPILHLPQLIGIALGADYAEMGFSRHNVSLRGVMAKVRQNEI from the coding sequence ATGATTACATATGCTTATTATCCGGGGTGCGTAGCTCAGGAAAGCGGCAAAGAACTCGATAACGCCACAAAATTTATTGCAGGCAAATTAGGCATAAATTTAATTCCTATGCCTGAGGCATCATGTTGCGGAGGCGGAGTTATCGACGGCTTCGATAAAAACTTAAAGCTTTTTATAAACGGAAGAACCCTTGCTTTGGCGGAAAAAGAAGGGCTCGATATAATGACTATATGCAACACCTGCACTCTGACTCTCAGCGAGGTAAACGAAGAACTTATAAATAATCCCGAATCATTAGAAAAAACAAACCAATATCTTGCTAAAATAGGTCTGAGATATACCGGAAAAGTTAAAGTGAAGCATATTTTATATGCCGTAAGAGACGACATAGGATTCGATAAATTAAAAGAAAAAGCGGTTAAAAGCCTGAAAGGAATAAAAATAGCCCCGTTTTACGGATGCCATATACTCAGGCCGTCAAGCGCAGTTAAGTTCGACGACGTGGAAAATCCTCAAGGATTTGAAGAGCTGATTAAGGCTCTGGGCGGCGAACCGGTATCTTATGTCAGAAGGACCAAATGCTGCGGATTTCAAACGATACTCGTAAACGAATCAACTTCTACTTCGCTTGCGGGCAACGCCATTTACGAGGCTCAGGAGAAAAATGCCGACGTCATGGTTACCCCTTGCCCTTTATGCCACTTAAGTTTAGATACTTATCAGACGGTTGCGGCAAAAAACATAAACAAAAAATTATCTCTGCCTATACTTCATTTGCCTCAGCTAATAGGCATAGCCTTAGGCGCCGATTATGCCGAAATGGGTTTTTCGAGGCATAACGTTTCGCTTAGGGGCGTAATGGCCAAAGTCAGGCAGAACGAAATATAA